In Candida orthopsilosis Co 90-125, chromosome 4 draft sequence, the genomic stretch aacCTTCATGAGATAGGCattgaataaatcaatCAGTTTTGTTAGTTCAATTTCTGATTCGTACAATGTTGTCGCAATGCCACTTGTAAAgacaaatttgttgaaaatattgaaaagatcGTGACCTAGAAAACGCATATTATATAAGCTCAATATCACCATTTCATCAGGGGAGTAGCGTGCTGAGTTTAACTGATCTTGATCCAACGTTATGGATTCTTTGTACAAGTTCATGTGAATTAAGCCCAATATTTCATGGAATCCTTGTTTGTAGCCAACTCGAGGGTGACATTTACACCAAACGTAAAGAACCTCTATCAATTGTCTTTTGATGGGTATTGCATTAGAGTCGCCGTGATAAAAGACCTCACCTGGGAATAGTCTCTCCACGTCGAGTATTATGATATTCAATAATTCCAAGTCCGCTGTGTGGTCACTGATCTCGGTCCCTTTTGTTGCAGGTTGTGTAGTTGACAGTAGGGGGTCATCAGTAGCTCTTTCAAACAATGCACTTCTTTTGATCAGACGCAGGCCCTTCAAAGAGAAGTTGCGTTTCAAGCCGGTTTTACGAGTTACGTGTGGCGGTAGGTAATAGGCGTTATCTTGGTCAAGTTCCACCCACGGAATTACCATATCTTCTCTCAAAGTAAGTTGCTGGTAAACCATTCTAGTCTCTTTAAGTTTTGTGGCCCATGTTGAGATTGTAAATGAGTCAACTATCAAACACACTTTCCACAAGAGTAGTCTCAGAAataattttggttgttgtagCGTCGTATAGTCTCCATCAATGATGGCTTTCTTGAAAGTTGGCAAGCTCCCTTTGTATTTATCGATTGTGAGTAAAACCTTGGATATGAGTTCATTTTCAGTTGGCATAACTTTGGAAATAGTCAACGAGAATGGTTATTTGTaaaaattcttgattttaacaacaacaccaacaacaacacaatgTTTCTAGGAGGATGTTGACCAAAGTACACACACCAAAATGTTCGactaattttttttttgctttttcgCTATTTTGTGCAACAGCCGAGAGGGTATGATTCAACTTCGAACTTCCCATTCCAACCATCAATCTTCACATAGCCGCATTACACGCAATGCTGCATGACGAACCCGAAACGTCAGGCTCAAACAATGAGTCAAAGACATTACTGGAAAGCTTAGAGAGTTTATCGGCGtgggaaaaagaaatggaCAAGGTGGAGAAGGAAGCCGATGTTTACAGACTCAAGCTAGCTCAACCCATGTACGCCAAACGAAggtcaattttgaaaaagattcCCAAATTCTGGTACATAATACTAGCTGAAAACGATGAGTTTGCTGAGTACGCTAGTCCCGATGATCTCAAATACTTGGAGTATATAGACGACATTTATGTTAACCATCCAGTAGTGGAGAAGGGTGTCGAAAAGACCACTATTAATCCCAGGGATTTCGATATCACAATTAGTTTCAAGAAAAACGAGATGATTCAAGAACAAAGTGTTACTAAAAGTTTCAAAGTAGTAGTCAATGATAACGGTGAAGAACATTTGGAATCACTGTTTGTGGAAATCAAGTGGCCACAGGAATTGTCAAAAATTAATCCCCATTTAATAAAGGAAAGAACAAACGAAGGGAAGAGCATGACACCTGATGATAAGAAAAAATATCGTGCAGGTATGAAGTCGTTTTTCTCGTGGTTTGCGTGGACCGGTATGAAACCAGGAAAGGAGTTTAGAAATGGTGAGGACTTGGCAAACTTGATTTCGGAGGatatttttgtaaatgCACTTAAATACTACATTGTTGCTTTGTCGAATGAGTCAGGAGAAGAAGATAGTGATGAGGACGATAGTTCGGAAGGCGAAGAGTTGGACCTTAGTGATATCGAGGTTGAAGACAAGAAGCGTGCGCTAGAAGCCGATGTGGATGAAGGACACCAGGCAAAGAAACTCAAATAGGCGAGTGGTGACTCGTTGTACTACGGTGAAAAAGCCCAGTGAAGAGCTGGGGCAACTTTCAAATTCGAAACATAAGATTGACCAATATAGTTTGCACTACACTCAATGGACTAGAATAGTCTAATGTATACATTCGATATAGTATAAAAATCTATCAACGCCTTTGGTTTTCGTTGAGACTAAGTGTGCTTTCTCAATCTAAGCAAAACTGGGAATCCCTCAATTAAATTCATGATGTAGTACCCCAATCTTACTCCGAATGGAGCTCTATATTTCCTCAAGAATGACcttgaaacaaaaagtaCTTCTCCTAAGTGAGCAACAAATAAACCAATACAGAGCTTAAATGCGTGTAACTCGGACCAGTTATAGATCGTGAAAGCAAAAGCTGGTAAATACTCGATGGCCCTTTTGATTAATTCGGTgttgttgacaaaatttctcaaaatgGACGGGTTGTAAGCATTAAGCAACAATATGGCCCAAATTGGGTACATCGGAAAACCAAGCGAATCGGGACCATAAAGTTtagtcaatttcttttcagcAAACCCCTGTTTCTCTGCGCTGTATTTGGCCATAGCAATGAGCTTAGCTTTTATGTCTGCATGGGAATTGACACgcaaattttcattttcctTGGTATCGTTCCAATTGAGTCTCAAGGACTTTGTCGAAGAGGGATTAATCACATCATACTCGATAATGATCTTCTCagaatcaacttctttgatTCCAACAGAATCCTCCACTAAATACCTTGGATCAACCGAGCCGTATACAACAACATAGTCGCGTAATGCGAGTTGGTGGTCTTTGTTCATATGGGAAATGATGCGGGCACTTGGGTCagacattttcaaataatttgattgacAAATGGACTAAGTTGAATTGTCAAATGGGGACTCTATCGTAGATTAGtagaagaaaagaattgggaAGGggaaaaaattggtttttaaaaaatgtgtatcattgaaagaattcaattccttttctGTTTTCTATTTCCGCTTAACGGAGATAAAATTAAGtagagaaaaaaataaaaaggaTTTGTGGAGAAAGAGAGATGGGTTAACCGAGATCCGCCCCAATGTAAATGCATATGACAAATGGAACTATTGACTGCTAGTCAATTAAAGATAATGTTGGAAGAAGGGCTAAAAGTATTAGTCTTCAGACTCAAAATCAGACTATCATAGCCAACCAGTGCCAACTGAGATCTGTTTTTGATACTGCCACAATTGAATACACATGGGAACTCATCAAAGCAGTGTAGTTTCAGTGTCAACTTAAGATTATTCCctttttcttgataaaCACAAATGAGCTCAAATCCCTCCTCATGGGAAGCAGAGGATACATTACTGGAAATTGACTTGCACTTCTTATAGAATTTATTTTCTCTTTATGCGACATTTCCATAAATTGCCATCGTCAACAATGAATCATATGTTAGAAACAACAGTCATTCTAAGTATATAGTCAGACAAATCCATAAATAGTAATCACATTTTGGAGTTGTACTTTATTTCAGAATTGACCAAACACAACTGTAT encodes the following:
- a CDS encoding Vps75 protein (S. cerevisiae homolog VPS75 has histone binding, acetyltransferase activator activity and has role in nucleosome assembly, double-strand break via nonhomologous end joining, positive regulation of histone acetylation) — its product is MSHDEPETSGSNNESKTLSESLESLSAWEKEMDKVEKEADVYRLKLAQPMYAKRRSILKKIPKFWYIILAENDEFAEYASPDDLKYLEYIDDIYVNHPVVEKGVEKTTINPRDFDITISFKKNEMIQEQSVTKSFKVVVNDNGEEHLESSFVEIKWPQELSKINPHLIKERTNEGKSMTPDDKKKYRAGMKSFFSWFAWTGMKPGKEFRNGEDLANLISEDIFVNALKYYIVALSNESGEEDSDEDDSSEGEELDLSDIEVEDKKRALEADVDEGHQAKKLK